Proteins found in one Labrenzia sp. VG12 genomic segment:
- a CDS encoding SH3 domain-containing protein, which translates to MRIRLSLAAIAIAVATLTVVAQAEGPVIAKTTADLNMRAGPGTGHRVILTVPRGGRVTVNGCTASYSWCDATFGKVTGWVSSDYLISADQGRFQGQPIAAAARSLGVPVTQKSRPASKAGTVHKGGPVYKGDPVPVVSQAPGQVLPYDPAMYPFATPPCPRYPDRYFEHQVC; encoded by the coding sequence ATGCGCATCCGCTTGTCGCTGGCAGCGATCGCCATCGCCGTGGCAACGTTGACCGTGGTGGCTCAGGCCGAGGGGCCGGTGATCGCCAAAACGACCGCCGACCTGAACATGCGGGCTGGGCCTGGGACGGGCCACCGGGTCATCCTGACTGTCCCGCGCGGCGGGCGTGTGACCGTCAATGGCTGCACGGCGAGCTACAGCTGGTGTGATGCGACCTTTGGCAAGGTGACCGGCTGGGTGTCCAGCGACTACCTGATTTCTGCCGATCAAGGCCGGTTTCAGGGCCAGCCGATTGCTGCGGCGGCAAGAAGCCTTGGTGTGCCAGTCACTCAAAAGAGCCGGCCTGCGTCCAAGGCCGGTACGGTCCATAAAGGCGGTCCCGTCTACAAGGGGGATCCGGTCCCGGTGGTCAGTCAGGCACCCGGACAGGTTTTACCCTATGATCCGGCCATGTATCCCTTTGCGACCCCACCGTGTCCGCGTTATCCGGACCGGTATTTCGAACACCAGGTCTGCTAG
- a CDS encoding SH3 domain-containing protein — translation MLTRFSLGLIALAATALPTVAQAAGPAIAYTTANLNMRTGPGTNYPVITTVPRGGGVTVFGCTANFAWCDAAFANAKGWVSGKYLSYGGNGIYYGRPIPNAGVHVGVQRYYRNYPIYGRPPVVVQPVRPYPRGPYYRRY, via the coding sequence ATGCTCACCCGCTTCTCGCTGGGCTTGATTGCGCTGGCCGCGACCGCACTGCCGACGGTGGCCCAGGCGGCTGGACCGGCAATTGCCTACACGACCGCAAACCTCAACATGCGCACCGGGCCTGGCACGAACTATCCCGTGATTACAACGGTGCCACGCGGCGGCGGGGTGACGGTTTTCGGCTGCACGGCCAATTTCGCCTGGTGCGATGCCGCCTTTGCCAATGCCAAGGGCTGGGTGTCGGGCAAATATCTCAGCTATGGTGGCAACGGTATCTATTACGGCCGACCGATTCCCAATGCCGGGGTTCATGTCGGCGTGCAGCGCTATTACCGCAACTACCCGATCTATGGCCGGCCGCCAGTGGTGGTTCAGCCGGTACGGCCCTATCCGCGCGGACCATACTACCGGCGCTACTGA